In one Aquila chrysaetos chrysaetos chromosome 24, bAquChr1.4, whole genome shotgun sequence genomic region, the following are encoded:
- the FKBP15 gene encoding FK506-binding protein 15 isoform X3, which yields MFGAAAAEEDDADFLSPASGARLASLFGLDQTVSSHGNEFFQYTAPKQPKKGQTAAAGQAAQKAPVAPAASGAPSVFMATAVHAYRYTNGQYLKQGKYGAAVVGNHATKEYRILLYISQQQQIATARIHPGFILTVQPNNYSTFYDDQRQNWSIMFESEKAAMDFSKQVCIAKCNSSPVLDSVLYQDLLLGEGQGVEGGDSLEIAYTGWLFQNNGLGQVFDSNVNKDKLLRLKLGSGKVIKGWEEGMMGMKKGGRRYLIIPPAWAYGAQGVAGRVPPDSTLVFEVEVKRVKLVKECSGSDGQSISSRDSPAPSPVPNSDGFSADTGLLPPSTIPPKPGEPAVRAKSNSISEQLANPDVAKAKLISRMAKMGQPMLPFLAGTAGSQLDSSDSEIEDPSILRGTAQPVASSSVRPSQPAHAVLPTVSTQVPQASGSTPPVSSAALIPATIQAHSALPGGAQGFQAYPGMAFAYPQTAASASQLQPVGQMYPTPYQAPGDVTSFLMTEARQHNTEIRMAVSKVVDKMDHLAAKVEELKKQNTGNGSLLPGISSVTMEASMIMSNIQRIIQENERLKQEIFEKSSRIEEQNEKISELIERNQRYVEQSNLLMEQRNHSLQTTNENTQARVLHAEQEKHMLPVDRGWDQAKVAEELAAATAQVSQLQLELTAHEKKEMDLRKQLSAALQEAERHETQLNKLQAQLAELQEASEDTQTRFKAEKQSRKQLDLKITTLEEELTDLKVEKETLERNLAERKKKSLSERAQAEEEMEEIRRSYQQELDKLRQLLKKARTSTDQAAAEQLSLIQAELESQWEARCERTLASAKEQHVRQYQEVCEQRDSLQQQVSQLEEKLATLKQLKKAEEQKLSEFQQRLEQLEPIKEKYSALQSDIVVLKGHYEKRIRDLEKDQDASSSADFTEEVKKIMNGVFQSLRGEFELEETYSGRTVLGVVMNTIKTVTLQLLNRQQEKLDHDSKKEESRTGAARQEGSPGAKTDHEEPVQHSPAQCVAFPADPGEAATGSMVSDQEGESAPLPARPRTPEEEQAIQSSGMSEEEKVQGEHLSSTAESSLDPDKRPVLAGQPVPEVDENFVPAEQRQESSPIREAETEHSPSRVSLQADVAEPSALEAKPREADVAVLPEKPAAEEKPEEPVGGLEPPPLNGEGGNCTDPSGGASSEEPASVSNTAELSSAIMKETPGQQKLGSSPRQKDSSLFEDDNFFETASCKPLKPRVPSEEEDEEEVSMKGHPPPAPLFGDDDDDDLDWLG from the exons ATGttcggggcggcggcggcggaggaggacGACGCGGACTTCCTGTCCCCTGCCAGCGG tGCCAGATTGGCCTCTCTCTTTGGTCTGGATCAAACAGTCTCAAGCCATGGGAACGAATTCTTCCAGTACACTGCACCAAAGCAGCCTAAGAAGGGTCAAACAGCAGCTG cAGGTCAGGCAGCCCAGAAGGCTCCTGTGGCCCCAGCAGCTTCAGGAGCACCATCAGTGTTCATGGCCACTGCGGTTCATGCTTATCGATA TACAAATGGGCAGTACTTGAAGCAAGGCAAGTATGGAGCAGCTGTAGTGGGGAACCATGCTACTAAAGAG TACAGAATCCTCCTTTACATCAGTCAGCAGCAACAGATCGCGACTGCAAGGATCCATCCGGGCTTCATACTCACA GTTCAACCCAACAATTACAGTACGTTCTATGATGATCAGAGACAAAACTGGTCCATCATGTTTGAGTCAGAAAAGGCAGCAATGGATTTCAGTAAACAG GTATGCATTGCCAAATGCAACAGCTCCCCAGTGCTTGATTCAGTCCTCTACCAGGATCTCCTTCTTGGAGAAGGGCAAGGAGTAGAAGGAGGAGACTCTCTGGAGATTGCCTATACGGGTTGGCTGTTCCAGAACAACGGGCTTGGACAG GTGTTTGACTCGAATGTTAACAAAGACAAGCTGTTACGGCTAAAGCTGGGATCTGGAAAGGTCATTAAG GGCTGGGAAGAAGGAATGATGGGGATGAAGAAAGGAGGGCGAAGGTATCTCATCATTCCTCCGGCATGGGCCTATGGGGCTCAGGGAGTGGCTGGCCGTGTCCCTCCAGACTCTACTTTAGTTTTTGAGGTGGAAGTTAAGCGG GTAAAGTTGGTAAAGGAATGCTCTGGTTCGGATGGACAAAGCATTAGTTCAAGGGATTCTCCTGCACCTTCCCCGGTACCAAATTCAGATGGCTTCTCTGCAGACACTGGTTTATTGCCTCCATCTACGATACCTCCAAAGCCTGG GGAGCCAGCTGTTCGGGCCAAGTCAAACTCCATCAGTGAACAGCTAGCA aaTCCAGATGTAGCAAAGGCAAAGCTAATTTCTCGGATGGCTAAAATGGGACAGCCCATGCTGCCTTTCCTTGCCGGGACCGCAGGTAGTCAGCTTGACTCCAGTGACTCGGAAATAGAG gATCCAAGTATACTGAGAGGGACAGCACAACCAGTGGCTTCATCTTCAGTGAGGCCATCACAGCCAGCTCATGCAGTACTGCCCACAGTGTCAACACAAG tacCTCAAGCATCTGGTTCTACACCCCCGGTATCTTCTGCTGCTTTAATACCTGCAACGATCCAGGCCCATTCAGCTCTGCCTGGAGGAGCACAGGGCTTTCAG GCATATCCAGGAATGGCATTTGCTTACCCCCAAACTGCTGCATCTGCTTCTCAACTCCAGCCTGTAGGACAGATGTATCCCACACCTTACCAAg CACCCGGGGATGTTACTTCCTTTTTGATGACAGAAGCTCGGCAGCATAACACTGAAATCCGAATGGCCGTTAGCAAAGTAGTAGATAAAATGGATCATCTGGCTGCCAAG GTGGAGGagttgaagaaacaaaacactggtAACGGTTCACTACTGCCAGGTATCTCCTCTGTTACTATGGAAGCTTCCATGATCATGAGCAATATCCAACGTATAATCCAG GAGAATGAGAGACTGAAGCAAGAGATATTTGAGAAGAGCAGTCGAATTGAAGAGCAGAATGAGAAGATCAGTGAGTTGATTGAGCGGAATCAGAG ATACGTCGAACAAAGTAACTTGCTAATGGAGCAGAGGAACCATTCACTgcaaacaacaaatgaaaacacacaggCAAGAGTGTTGCATGCAGAACAGGAGAAG CACATGCTGCCAGTGGATCGGGGCTGGGACCAG GCCAAAGTTGCAGAGGAGTTGGCAGCTGCCACAGCACAGgtttcccagctgcagctggagctgacTGCCCACGAGAAGAAGGAAATGGACCTGCGGAAACAGCTGTCTGCTGCCTTGCAGGAGGCAGAGCGACATGAGACGCAGCTCAACAAACTGCAAGCACAGTTAGCAG AGCTCCAAGAAGCCTCTGAGGACACTCAGACTAGATTCAAAGCTGAGAAGCAGAGCCGCAAACAGCTGGACCTGAAGATTACAACATTGGAAGAAGAGCTAACAGACCtaaaagtggaaaaagagaCTCTTGAAAGG AATCttgcagagaggaagaagaaatccCTCTCAGAGAGAGCTcaagcagaggaagagatggaagaaataCGCAGATCATATCAGCAGGAACTGGACAAGCTTCGACAGTTGCTGAAAAAGGCACGGACTTCAACTgaccaggcagcagcagagcag CTATCACTCatccaggcagagctggaatCCCAGTGGGAAGCCAGATGTGAACGTACGCTGGCCTCGGCCAAGGAGCAGCATGTTAGACAATACCAGGAGGTGTGTGAGCAGAGAGattccctgcagcagcaggtgtCCCAGCTGGAAGAGAAG CTTGCAACTCtaaaacagttgaaaaaagcagaggagcaaAAATTGTCTGAGTTTCAGCAACGTTTGGAGCAACTAGAGCCTATCAAAGAGAAG TATTCAGCCTTGCAGTCTGATATTGTGGTGCTGAAGGGTCACTATGAAAAACGTATCAGAGACCTGGAGAAGGATCAGGATGCATCTTCATCTGCAGACTTCACAGAAGAA GTGAAGAAGATAATGAATGGTGTGTTTCAATCTCTTCGGGGTGAATTTGAGCTGGAAGAGACATACAGTGGCAGGACAGTTCTGGGTGTTGTCATGAACACTATTAAG ACTGTAACACTGCAGCTACTCaacaggcagcaggagaaacTAGATCATGACAGTAAAAAGGAGGAATCTAGAACAGGAGCAGCGAGACAGGAGGGATCACCTGGAGCAAAGACTGACCATGAAGAGCCTGTGCAGCATAGCCCAGCACAGTGTGTTGCATTCCCAGCTGACCCTGGTGAAGCAGCCACAGGCTCCATGGTGTCTGACCAGGAAGGCGAgtctgctcctctgcctgccaggCCCAGAACTCCTGAGGAGGAGCAGGCGATACAGAGCAGTGGGATGTCAGAAGAGGAGAAGGTCCAGGGGGAGCATCTCTCTTCCACTGCTGAATCCTCTCTGGATCCTGATAAGAGGCCTGTACTTGCAGGACAGCCTGTTCCTGAGGTGGATGAGAACTTTGTCCCAGCCGAGCAAAGGCAGGAGAGCAGTCCTATCAGGGAAGCTGAGACTGAACACAGTCCCTCCAGAGTATCTTTGCAGGCTGATGTTGCAGAACCTTCTGCTCTAGAAGCCAAGCCAAGAGAAGCAGATGTGGCAGTGCTTCCAGAAAAGccagctgcagaggagaagcCAGAGGAGCCTGTGGGAGGTTTGGAGCCCCCTCCCTTAAATGGTGAGGGAGGGAACTGCACAGACCCATCAGGTGGAGCTAGCTCTGAGGAGCCTGCTTCAGTATCCaacacagcagagctgagctcagCTATCATGAAAGAAACCCCAGGACAGCAGAAACTGGGCTCCAGCCCAAGGCAAAAAGATTCCAG CCTCTTTGAGGATGACAACTTCTTTGAAACAGCATCTTGTAAACCACTGAAGCCTCGAGTTCCCTCtgaagaggaggatgaggaggaagtG AGCATGAAGGGACATCCCCCTCCAGCTCCACTCTttggtgatgatgatgatgatgatctGGACTGGCTGGGATGA
- the FKBP15 gene encoding FK506-binding protein 15 isoform X8 has translation MFGAAAAEEDDADFLSPASGARLASLFGLDQTVSSHGNEFFQYTAPKQPKKGQTAAGQAAQKAPVAPAASGAPSVFMATAVHAYRYTNGQYLKQGKYGAAVVGNHATKEYRILLYISQQQQIATARIHPGFILTVQPNNYSTFYDDQRQNWSIMFESEKAAMDFSKQVCIAKCNSSPVLDSVLYQDLLLGEGQGVEGGDSLEIAYTGWLFQNNGLGQVFDSNVNKDKLLRLKLGSGKVIKGWEEGMMGMKKGGRRYLIIPPAWAYGAQGVAGRVPPDSTLVFEVEVKRVKLVKECSGSDGQSISSRDSPAPSPVPNSDGFSADTGLLPPSTIPPKPGEPAVRAKSNSISEQLANPDVAKAKLISRMAKMGQPMLPFLAGTAGSQLDSSDSEIEDPSILRGTAQPVASSSVRPSQPAHAVLPTVSTQVPQASGSTPPVSSAALIPATIQAHSALPGGAQGFQAYPGMAFAYPQTAASASQLQPVGQMYPTPYQAPGDVTSFLMTEARQHNTEIRMAVSKVVDKMDHLAAKVEELKKQNTGNGSLLPGISSVTMEASMIMSNIQRIIQENERLKQEIFEKSSRIEEQNEKISELIERNQRYVEQSNLLMEQRNHSLQTTNENTQARVLHAEQEKAKVAEELAAATAQVSQLQLELTAHEKKEMDLRKQLSAALQEAERHETQLNKLQAQLAELQEASEDTQTRFKAEKQSRKQLDLKITTLEEELTDLKVEKETLERNLAERKKKSLSERAQAEEEMEEIRRSYQQELDKLRQLLKKARTSTDQAAAEQLSLIQAELESQWEARCERTLASAKEQHVRQYQEVCEQRDSLQQQVSQLEEKLATLKQLKKAEEQKLSEFQQRLEQLEPIKEKYSALQSDIVVLKGHYEKRIRDLEKDQDASSSADFTEEVKKIMNGVFQSLRGEFELEETYSGRTVLGVVMNTIKTVTLQLLNRQQEKLDHDSKKEESRTGAARQEGSPGAKTDHEEPVQHSPAQCVAFPADPGEAATGSMVSDQEGESAPLPARPRTPEEEQAIQSSGMSEEEKVQGEHLSSTAESSLDPDKRPVLAGQPVPEVDENFVPAEQRQESSPIREAETEHSPSRVSLQADVAEPSALEAKPREADVAVLPEKPAAEEKPEEPVGGLEPPPLNGEGGNCTDPSGGASSEEPASVSNTAELSSAIMKETPGQQKLGSSPRQKDSSLFEDDNFFETASCKPLKPRVPSEEEDEEEVSMKGHPPPAPLFGDDDDDDLDWLG, from the exons ATGttcggggcggcggcggcggaggaggacGACGCGGACTTCCTGTCCCCTGCCAGCGG tGCCAGATTGGCCTCTCTCTTTGGTCTGGATCAAACAGTCTCAAGCCATGGGAACGAATTCTTCCAGTACACTGCACCAAAGCAGCCTAAGAAGGGTCAAACAGCAGCTG GTCAGGCAGCCCAGAAGGCTCCTGTGGCCCCAGCAGCTTCAGGAGCACCATCAGTGTTCATGGCCACTGCGGTTCATGCTTATCGATA TACAAATGGGCAGTACTTGAAGCAAGGCAAGTATGGAGCAGCTGTAGTGGGGAACCATGCTACTAAAGAG TACAGAATCCTCCTTTACATCAGTCAGCAGCAACAGATCGCGACTGCAAGGATCCATCCGGGCTTCATACTCACA GTTCAACCCAACAATTACAGTACGTTCTATGATGATCAGAGACAAAACTGGTCCATCATGTTTGAGTCAGAAAAGGCAGCAATGGATTTCAGTAAACAG GTATGCATTGCCAAATGCAACAGCTCCCCAGTGCTTGATTCAGTCCTCTACCAGGATCTCCTTCTTGGAGAAGGGCAAGGAGTAGAAGGAGGAGACTCTCTGGAGATTGCCTATACGGGTTGGCTGTTCCAGAACAACGGGCTTGGACAG GTGTTTGACTCGAATGTTAACAAAGACAAGCTGTTACGGCTAAAGCTGGGATCTGGAAAGGTCATTAAG GGCTGGGAAGAAGGAATGATGGGGATGAAGAAAGGAGGGCGAAGGTATCTCATCATTCCTCCGGCATGGGCCTATGGGGCTCAGGGAGTGGCTGGCCGTGTCCCTCCAGACTCTACTTTAGTTTTTGAGGTGGAAGTTAAGCGG GTAAAGTTGGTAAAGGAATGCTCTGGTTCGGATGGACAAAGCATTAGTTCAAGGGATTCTCCTGCACCTTCCCCGGTACCAAATTCAGATGGCTTCTCTGCAGACACTGGTTTATTGCCTCCATCTACGATACCTCCAAAGCCTGG GGAGCCAGCTGTTCGGGCCAAGTCAAACTCCATCAGTGAACAGCTAGCA aaTCCAGATGTAGCAAAGGCAAAGCTAATTTCTCGGATGGCTAAAATGGGACAGCCCATGCTGCCTTTCCTTGCCGGGACCGCAGGTAGTCAGCTTGACTCCAGTGACTCGGAAATAGAG gATCCAAGTATACTGAGAGGGACAGCACAACCAGTGGCTTCATCTTCAGTGAGGCCATCACAGCCAGCTCATGCAGTACTGCCCACAGTGTCAACACAAG tacCTCAAGCATCTGGTTCTACACCCCCGGTATCTTCTGCTGCTTTAATACCTGCAACGATCCAGGCCCATTCAGCTCTGCCTGGAGGAGCACAGGGCTTTCAG GCATATCCAGGAATGGCATTTGCTTACCCCCAAACTGCTGCATCTGCTTCTCAACTCCAGCCTGTAGGACAGATGTATCCCACACCTTACCAAg CACCCGGGGATGTTACTTCCTTTTTGATGACAGAAGCTCGGCAGCATAACACTGAAATCCGAATGGCCGTTAGCAAAGTAGTAGATAAAATGGATCATCTGGCTGCCAAG GTGGAGGagttgaagaaacaaaacactggtAACGGTTCACTACTGCCAGGTATCTCCTCTGTTACTATGGAAGCTTCCATGATCATGAGCAATATCCAACGTATAATCCAG GAGAATGAGAGACTGAAGCAAGAGATATTTGAGAAGAGCAGTCGAATTGAAGAGCAGAATGAGAAGATCAGTGAGTTGATTGAGCGGAATCAGAG ATACGTCGAACAAAGTAACTTGCTAATGGAGCAGAGGAACCATTCACTgcaaacaacaaatgaaaacacacaggCAAGAGTGTTGCATGCAGAACAGGAGAAG GCCAAAGTTGCAGAGGAGTTGGCAGCTGCCACAGCACAGgtttcccagctgcagctggagctgacTGCCCACGAGAAGAAGGAAATGGACCTGCGGAAACAGCTGTCTGCTGCCTTGCAGGAGGCAGAGCGACATGAGACGCAGCTCAACAAACTGCAAGCACAGTTAGCAG AGCTCCAAGAAGCCTCTGAGGACACTCAGACTAGATTCAAAGCTGAGAAGCAGAGCCGCAAACAGCTGGACCTGAAGATTACAACATTGGAAGAAGAGCTAACAGACCtaaaagtggaaaaagagaCTCTTGAAAGG AATCttgcagagaggaagaagaaatccCTCTCAGAGAGAGCTcaagcagaggaagagatggaagaaataCGCAGATCATATCAGCAGGAACTGGACAAGCTTCGACAGTTGCTGAAAAAGGCACGGACTTCAACTgaccaggcagcagcagagcag CTATCACTCatccaggcagagctggaatCCCAGTGGGAAGCCAGATGTGAACGTACGCTGGCCTCGGCCAAGGAGCAGCATGTTAGACAATACCAGGAGGTGTGTGAGCAGAGAGattccctgcagcagcaggtgtCCCAGCTGGAAGAGAAG CTTGCAACTCtaaaacagttgaaaaaagcagaggagcaaAAATTGTCTGAGTTTCAGCAACGTTTGGAGCAACTAGAGCCTATCAAAGAGAAG TATTCAGCCTTGCAGTCTGATATTGTGGTGCTGAAGGGTCACTATGAAAAACGTATCAGAGACCTGGAGAAGGATCAGGATGCATCTTCATCTGCAGACTTCACAGAAGAA GTGAAGAAGATAATGAATGGTGTGTTTCAATCTCTTCGGGGTGAATTTGAGCTGGAAGAGACATACAGTGGCAGGACAGTTCTGGGTGTTGTCATGAACACTATTAAG ACTGTAACACTGCAGCTACTCaacaggcagcaggagaaacTAGATCATGACAGTAAAAAGGAGGAATCTAGAACAGGAGCAGCGAGACAGGAGGGATCACCTGGAGCAAAGACTGACCATGAAGAGCCTGTGCAGCATAGCCCAGCACAGTGTGTTGCATTCCCAGCTGACCCTGGTGAAGCAGCCACAGGCTCCATGGTGTCTGACCAGGAAGGCGAgtctgctcctctgcctgccaggCCCAGAACTCCTGAGGAGGAGCAGGCGATACAGAGCAGTGGGATGTCAGAAGAGGAGAAGGTCCAGGGGGAGCATCTCTCTTCCACTGCTGAATCCTCTCTGGATCCTGATAAGAGGCCTGTACTTGCAGGACAGCCTGTTCCTGAGGTGGATGAGAACTTTGTCCCAGCCGAGCAAAGGCAGGAGAGCAGTCCTATCAGGGAAGCTGAGACTGAACACAGTCCCTCCAGAGTATCTTTGCAGGCTGATGTTGCAGAACCTTCTGCTCTAGAAGCCAAGCCAAGAGAAGCAGATGTGGCAGTGCTTCCAGAAAAGccagctgcagaggagaagcCAGAGGAGCCTGTGGGAGGTTTGGAGCCCCCTCCCTTAAATGGTGAGGGAGGGAACTGCACAGACCCATCAGGTGGAGCTAGCTCTGAGGAGCCTGCTTCAGTATCCaacacagcagagctgagctcagCTATCATGAAAGAAACCCCAGGACAGCAGAAACTGGGCTCCAGCCCAAGGCAAAAAGATTCCAG CCTCTTTGAGGATGACAACTTCTTTGAAACAGCATCTTGTAAACCACTGAAGCCTCGAGTTCCCTCtgaagaggaggatgaggaggaagtG AGCATGAAGGGACATCCCCCTCCAGCTCCACTCTttggtgatgatgatgatgatgatctGGACTGGCTGGGATGA
- the FKBP15 gene encoding FK506-binding protein 15 isoform X6 encodes MATAVHAYRYTNGQYLKQGKYGAAVVGNHATKEYRILLYISQQQQIATARIHPGFILTVQPNNYSTFYDDQRQNWSIMFESEKAAMDFSKQVCIAKCNSSPVLDSVLYQDLLLGEGQGVEGGDSLEIAYTGWLFQNNGLGQVFDSNVNKDKLLRLKLGSGKVIKGWEEGMMGMKKGGRRYLIIPPAWAYGAQGVAGRVPPDSTLVFEVEVKRVKLVKECSGSDGQSISSRDSPAPSPVPNSDGFSADTGLLPPSTIPPKPGEPAVRAKSNSISEQLANPDVAKAKLISRMAKMGQPMLPFLAGTAGSQLDSSDSEIEDPSILRGTAQPVASSSVRPSQPAHAVLPTVSTQVPQASGSTPPVSSAALIPATIQAHSALPGGAQGFQAYPGMAFAYPQTAASASQLQPVGQMYPTPYQAPGDVTSFLMTEARQHNTEIRMAVSKVVDKMDHLAAKVEELKKQNTGNGSLLPGISSVTMEASMIMSNIQRIIQENERLKQEIFEKSSRIEEQNEKISELIERNQRYVEQSNLLMEQRNHSLQTTNENTQARVLHAEQEKHMLPVDRGWDQAKVAEELAAATAQVSQLQLELTAHEKKEMDLRKQLSAALQEAERHETQLNKLQAQLAELQEASEDTQTRFKAEKQSRKQLDLKITTLEEELTDLKVEKETLERNLAERKKKSLSERAQAEEEMEEIRRSYQQELDKLRQLLKKARTSTDQAAAEQLSLIQAELESQWEARCERTLASAKEQHVRQYQEVCEQRDSLQQQVSQLEEKLATLKQLKKAEEQKLSEFQQRLEQLEPIKEKYSALQSDIVVLKGHYEKRIRDLEKDQDASSSADFTEEVKKIMNGVFQSLRGEFELEETYSGRTVLGVVMNTIKTVTLQLLNRQQEKLDHDSKKEESRTGAARQEGSPGAKTDHEEPVQHSPAQCVAFPADPGEAATGSMVSDQEGESAPLPARPRTPEEEQAIQSSGMSEEEKVQGEHLSSTAESSLDPDKRPVLAGQPVPEVDENFVPAEQRQESSPIREAETEHSPSRVSLQADVAEPSALEAKPREADVAVLPEKPAAEEKPEEPVGGLEPPPLNGEGGNCTDPSGGASSEEPASVSNTAELSSAIMKETPGQQKLGSSPRQKDSSLFEDDNFFETASCKPLKPRVPSEEEDEEEVSMKGHPPPAPLFGDDDDDDLDWLG; translated from the exons ATGGCCACTGCGGTTCATGCTTATCGATA TACAAATGGGCAGTACTTGAAGCAAGGCAAGTATGGAGCAGCTGTAGTGGGGAACCATGCTACTAAAGAG TACAGAATCCTCCTTTACATCAGTCAGCAGCAACAGATCGCGACTGCAAGGATCCATCCGGGCTTCATACTCACA GTTCAACCCAACAATTACAGTACGTTCTATGATGATCAGAGACAAAACTGGTCCATCATGTTTGAGTCAGAAAAGGCAGCAATGGATTTCAGTAAACAG GTATGCATTGCCAAATGCAACAGCTCCCCAGTGCTTGATTCAGTCCTCTACCAGGATCTCCTTCTTGGAGAAGGGCAAGGAGTAGAAGGAGGAGACTCTCTGGAGATTGCCTATACGGGTTGGCTGTTCCAGAACAACGGGCTTGGACAG GTGTTTGACTCGAATGTTAACAAAGACAAGCTGTTACGGCTAAAGCTGGGATCTGGAAAGGTCATTAAG GGCTGGGAAGAAGGAATGATGGGGATGAAGAAAGGAGGGCGAAGGTATCTCATCATTCCTCCGGCATGGGCCTATGGGGCTCAGGGAGTGGCTGGCCGTGTCCCTCCAGACTCTACTTTAGTTTTTGAGGTGGAAGTTAAGCGG GTAAAGTTGGTAAAGGAATGCTCTGGTTCGGATGGACAAAGCATTAGTTCAAGGGATTCTCCTGCACCTTCCCCGGTACCAAATTCAGATGGCTTCTCTGCAGACACTGGTTTATTGCCTCCATCTACGATACCTCCAAAGCCTGG GGAGCCAGCTGTTCGGGCCAAGTCAAACTCCATCAGTGAACAGCTAGCA aaTCCAGATGTAGCAAAGGCAAAGCTAATTTCTCGGATGGCTAAAATGGGACAGCCCATGCTGCCTTTCCTTGCCGGGACCGCAGGTAGTCAGCTTGACTCCAGTGACTCGGAAATAGAG gATCCAAGTATACTGAGAGGGACAGCACAACCAGTGGCTTCATCTTCAGTGAGGCCATCACAGCCAGCTCATGCAGTACTGCCCACAGTGTCAACACAAG tacCTCAAGCATCTGGTTCTACACCCCCGGTATCTTCTGCTGCTTTAATACCTGCAACGATCCAGGCCCATTCAGCTCTGCCTGGAGGAGCACAGGGCTTTCAG GCATATCCAGGAATGGCATTTGCTTACCCCCAAACTGCTGCATCTGCTTCTCAACTCCAGCCTGTAGGACAGATGTATCCCACACCTTACCAAg CACCCGGGGATGTTACTTCCTTTTTGATGACAGAAGCTCGGCAGCATAACACTGAAATCCGAATGGCCGTTAGCAAAGTAGTAGATAAAATGGATCATCTGGCTGCCAAG GTGGAGGagttgaagaaacaaaacactggtAACGGTTCACTACTGCCAGGTATCTCCTCTGTTACTATGGAAGCTTCCATGATCATGAGCAATATCCAACGTATAATCCAG GAGAATGAGAGACTGAAGCAAGAGATATTTGAGAAGAGCAGTCGAATTGAAGAGCAGAATGAGAAGATCAGTGAGTTGATTGAGCGGAATCAGAG ATACGTCGAACAAAGTAACTTGCTAATGGAGCAGAGGAACCATTCACTgcaaacaacaaatgaaaacacacaggCAAGAGTGTTGCATGCAGAACAGGAGAAG CACATGCTGCCAGTGGATCGGGGCTGGGACCAG GCCAAAGTTGCAGAGGAGTTGGCAGCTGCCACAGCACAGgtttcccagctgcagctggagctgacTGCCCACGAGAAGAAGGAAATGGACCTGCGGAAACAGCTGTCTGCTGCCTTGCAGGAGGCAGAGCGACATGAGACGCAGCTCAACAAACTGCAAGCACAGTTAGCAG AGCTCCAAGAAGCCTCTGAGGACACTCAGACTAGATTCAAAGCTGAGAAGCAGAGCCGCAAACAGCTGGACCTGAAGATTACAACATTGGAAGAAGAGCTAACAGACCtaaaagtggaaaaagagaCTCTTGAAAGG AATCttgcagagaggaagaagaaatccCTCTCAGAGAGAGCTcaagcagaggaagagatggaagaaataCGCAGATCATATCAGCAGGAACTGGACAAGCTTCGACAGTTGCTGAAAAAGGCACGGACTTCAACTgaccaggcagcagcagagcag CTATCACTCatccaggcagagctggaatCCCAGTGGGAAGCCAGATGTGAACGTACGCTGGCCTCGGCCAAGGAGCAGCATGTTAGACAATACCAGGAGGTGTGTGAGCAGAGAGattccctgcagcagcaggtgtCCCAGCTGGAAGAGAAG CTTGCAACTCtaaaacagttgaaaaaagcagaggagcaaAAATTGTCTGAGTTTCAGCAACGTTTGGAGCAACTAGAGCCTATCAAAGAGAAG TATTCAGCCTTGCAGTCTGATATTGTGGTGCTGAAGGGTCACTATGAAAAACGTATCAGAGACCTGGAGAAGGATCAGGATGCATCTTCATCTGCAGACTTCACAGAAGAA GTGAAGAAGATAATGAATGGTGTGTTTCAATCTCTTCGGGGTGAATTTGAGCTGGAAGAGACATACAGTGGCAGGACAGTTCTGGGTGTTGTCATGAACACTATTAAG ACTGTAACACTGCAGCTACTCaacaggcagcaggagaaacTAGATCATGACAGTAAAAAGGAGGAATCTAGAACAGGAGCAGCGAGACAGGAGGGATCACCTGGAGCAAAGACTGACCATGAAGAGCCTGTGCAGCATAGCCCAGCACAGTGTGTTGCATTCCCAGCTGACCCTGGTGAAGCAGCCACAGGCTCCATGGTGTCTGACCAGGAAGGCGAgtctgctcctctgcctgccaggCCCAGAACTCCTGAGGAGGAGCAGGCGATACAGAGCAGTGGGATGTCAGAAGAGGAGAAGGTCCAGGGGGAGCATCTCTCTTCCACTGCTGAATCCTCTCTGGATCCTGATAAGAGGCCTGTACTTGCAGGACAGCCTGTTCCTGAGGTGGATGAGAACTTTGTCCCAGCCGAGCAAAGGCAGGAGAGCAGTCCTATCAGGGAAGCTGAGACTGAACACAGTCCCTCCAGAGTATCTTTGCAGGCTGATGTTGCAGAACCTTCTGCTCTAGAAGCCAAGCCAAGAGAAGCAGATGTGGCAGTGCTTCCAGAAAAGccagctgcagaggagaagcCAGAGGAGCCTGTGGGAGGTTTGGAGCCCCCTCCCTTAAATGGTGAGGGAGGGAACTGCACAGACCCATCAGGTGGAGCTAGCTCTGAGGAGCCTGCTTCAGTATCCaacacagcagagctgagctcagCTATCATGAAAGAAACCCCAGGACAGCAGAAACTGGGCTCCAGCCCAAGGCAAAAAGATTCCAG CCTCTTTGAGGATGACAACTTCTTTGAAACAGCATCTTGTAAACCACTGAAGCCTCGAGTTCCCTCtgaagaggaggatgaggaggaagtG AGCATGAAGGGACATCCCCCTCCAGCTCCACTCTttggtgatgatgatgatgatgatctGGACTGGCTGGGATGA